One genomic region from Terriglobus aquaticus encodes:
- a CDS encoding cellulose synthase subunit BcsC-related outer membrane protein: MRQMGHIPAVACLGVALALSACMVVPVRAQGNAAATQALLDKAHALETRGRMDMAAQTWQQVLLADPKNTEALGGLARAAKVSGNTTLANTYLEKLRAINPNDPGIARAESAQAQPNQLAALQRAGKLAEQGNYAQAMNIYRQVFGTQPPPGDWALAYYQTEAATEDGRPHAIAGFRSLIDRFPQDSRYQIALGRILTYNPSTRSEGRRYLERHPNNPEAMQALRQSLVWDSQNPAAAADLRAYLQKHKDPQLEEALRNTQAQAARSAAAARRSSAGAGSAVVSEETLEERAEGTELAAAYSALNGKRFDDAESRFKAILAKDPQNARALAGMGYLRMNQQNFGGAISFLEQAKENGAKDPGLDKNLETSRFYYTLSEGGVALNENDLATAEQKYQQALQMRPTSPEALQGLGGTLMKAGQAQAAVPYFEQFVKVKPGAESWRSLFMAQYQAGDAAAALGTERRIPASIRAQLMRDPEYLRTLASAYSAVGRDADAQRVLRSALDLPFPAEAKGVKAETELQYASLLLQANRIEQASGLYRQVLAEDPNNVLAWQGLVNAEHAMHNDQLALQTVESMPPSVYDQALRDPGFLSAVAAVYQSNNKYDLAQGLLENAIAQQNTTGQLVPVPLQLQLAGLYLQRNDPARAYPIYQRVLSQNPDRVDAWRGLLTTLHSSGRDQEALAQIQQIPPEVRKQLEQSVDYLQTVGQIYNGLGQPRQAMLFLNRVQQHYAAQHTMPPADIDIQNAWLLFNGNNDTGLYRQLLVLGSRQDLSDDQRRTVQTIWASWAVRRANQASAAGNGKRALQILNAAAKTFPDNPAVIRALAGGYQRAGLPKEAVAIFKSGDMTSASASDYKTAVGAALAANDMKAAETWLRFGLNQYPKDGEMLNLAAKFEQARGDSGRAADYYKASLAALPPPDPGTELANILNAPMPLNPRALPSANQPQDLATLLAPGSDPTGMGAAALPAPRPYLPSYSNAYGPAPVQVGSGGGQASAPAVPQYMRNPGGGANGSRTRSTLGNYQPPAANGGDPYVIPQGSYAPPATNLSNPAVGSTMGYPGMSETDIPADAKPSGNAAPDVYVAAQRADEQEQIRRAVASATAAGSPATGDGLTEVVARVEAAHPEGAQTGQFGNGEVYGPYVPYVPPTQQGSPAVSYNASTVDLPSQTIITDFPTAQGKLVPLHNAKTTRRGKVHHDQDDAAEAAEVRRRQSEPEIVQGPPEADSAEDLSDAHQAQYGSLAPAAGQTARPSRLPATAPTNTAPSDVSTSYPAASSSANGNSSRTVTTQFPQAPDNGRFGQQYPRPTRGTTTTARRRSTARRQPSSVAAFGPGAPPIFYPAVPSALSSQPYPDLPPYNNGQTAPTDAQLVARNVPPLRGSYSLPDTTAGADGGPPLTQRQQEELDLAQLEASYSGWVGGNSYVRTRSGDPGLNRLYDFELPFEASVVAGKSARFTIVPTGVFLSSGTVDATRYTTGFVPYLGSLSAAATNTPSPQYASGVGGEIQMTTQNFGLAVGYTPYEFLVSNITGRFRYRPAGGPISFYAERQPVKDTQLSYAGLRDPGSIGFSNTGNIWGGVIATGGGVRLDQGNERAGLYASADYATLTGFHVLENRRIEGTGGAYFRVHTFPGIGTLNVGGSLFAAHFDHNERATSYGLGGYFSPDVYILGTVPVTFTGHSGNAWHYVAQAAVGVQTFHENNDPYFPLPEDAALQTAALQGCTVLSLQQRNCATAYQPLNTGTGANFSITGEASYRVTDHWYAGLALEANNTNNYTLVQPTIFLRYLFKSQYPTDDYPTGLFPSNGLRPLRVP, encoded by the coding sequence ATGAGACAGATGGGACACATTCCGGCCGTGGCATGCCTCGGCGTTGCGCTGGCGCTGAGTGCATGTATGGTGGTGCCGGTCCGGGCTCAGGGCAATGCCGCGGCGACGCAGGCGTTGCTTGACAAGGCTCACGCCCTGGAGACGCGGGGCCGCATGGACATGGCGGCGCAGACCTGGCAGCAGGTGCTGCTCGCGGATCCGAAGAACACGGAAGCGCTGGGTGGGCTTGCCAGGGCGGCCAAGGTGTCCGGCAACACGACGCTGGCGAATACGTACCTGGAGAAGTTGCGGGCGATCAACCCGAACGATCCGGGGATCGCGCGGGCGGAGTCGGCGCAGGCACAGCCGAACCAGCTTGCGGCGCTGCAGCGGGCGGGCAAGCTGGCCGAGCAGGGGAACTACGCCCAGGCAATGAACATCTATCGCCAGGTATTTGGAACGCAGCCGCCGCCGGGCGACTGGGCCCTGGCGTATTACCAGACGGAAGCGGCGACAGAAGACGGGCGACCGCACGCGATTGCAGGGTTCCGGTCGCTGATCGATCGGTTTCCGCAGGATTCGCGGTACCAGATTGCGCTGGGTCGCATTCTGACCTACAACCCGTCGACACGGTCGGAGGGGCGCCGGTACCTGGAGCGTCATCCGAACAACCCGGAAGCGATGCAGGCGCTGCGGCAGTCGCTGGTTTGGGATTCGCAGAACCCGGCCGCGGCAGCGGATTTGCGGGCGTACCTGCAGAAGCACAAGGATCCGCAACTGGAAGAGGCTTTGCGCAACACGCAGGCGCAGGCAGCGCGTTCGGCGGCTGCGGCGCGGCGGAGTTCTGCAGGTGCGGGATCGGCCGTGGTAAGCGAAGAGACGCTGGAAGAGCGCGCCGAAGGCACGGAGCTGGCGGCGGCGTATTCGGCGTTGAACGGCAAGCGGTTTGACGACGCGGAGAGCCGGTTCAAGGCGATCCTGGCGAAGGACCCGCAGAATGCGCGTGCCCTGGCGGGGATGGGCTACCTTCGCATGAACCAGCAGAACTTTGGCGGGGCGATCTCGTTCCTGGAGCAGGCCAAAGAGAACGGGGCGAAGGACCCCGGGCTGGACAAGAACCTCGAGACCTCGCGCTTCTACTACACGCTGAGCGAGGGCGGCGTGGCGCTGAACGAGAATGACCTGGCTACAGCCGAGCAGAAGTATCAGCAGGCGCTGCAGATGCGGCCAACCAGCCCCGAGGCTTTGCAGGGTCTGGGTGGAACGCTGATGAAGGCGGGGCAGGCGCAGGCGGCGGTTCCGTACTTTGAGCAGTTTGTGAAGGTGAAGCCGGGGGCGGAGTCGTGGCGCTCGCTGTTCATGGCGCAGTACCAGGCGGGAGACGCGGCAGCAGCGCTGGGAACCGAGCGGCGCATTCCGGCGAGCATTCGCGCGCAGTTGATGCGGGATCCGGAGTACCTGCGGACGCTGGCTTCGGCGTATTCCGCGGTGGGCCGCGATGCCGACGCCCAGCGGGTGCTGCGGTCGGCCCTGGACCTGCCGTTTCCGGCAGAGGCCAAGGGCGTGAAGGCGGAAACGGAGCTGCAGTACGCCAGCCTGTTGCTGCAGGCGAACCGCATTGAACAAGCCAGCGGGCTGTATCGGCAGGTGTTGGCGGAGGACCCGAACAACGTGCTGGCGTGGCAGGGCCTGGTGAATGCCGAGCATGCCATGCACAACGACCAGCTTGCGCTGCAGACGGTGGAGAGCATGCCGCCGAGCGTGTACGACCAGGCGCTGCGGGATCCGGGATTCCTGAGCGCCGTGGCGGCGGTGTACCAGAGCAACAACAAGTACGACCTGGCGCAGGGCCTGCTGGAAAATGCGATTGCGCAGCAGAACACGACGGGTCAACTGGTTCCGGTGCCGCTGCAGCTGCAGTTGGCCGGGCTTTACCTGCAGCGGAACGATCCGGCACGGGCTTACCCGATCTACCAGCGCGTGCTGAGCCAGAACCCGGACCGCGTGGACGCGTGGCGCGGGTTGCTGACGACGCTGCACAGCTCGGGTCGCGACCAGGAGGCGCTGGCGCAGATTCAGCAGATTCCGCCCGAAGTTCGCAAGCAACTGGAGCAGAGCGTGGATTACCTGCAGACGGTTGGCCAAATCTACAACGGACTTGGCCAGCCTCGGCAGGCGATGCTGTTTCTGAACCGGGTGCAGCAGCACTACGCGGCGCAACACACCATGCCGCCTGCGGACATCGACATTCAGAACGCGTGGCTGCTGTTCAACGGCAACAACGATACGGGCCTGTACCGCCAGCTGCTGGTGCTGGGCAGCCGGCAGGACCTGTCGGACGATCAGCGTCGTACGGTGCAGACCATCTGGGCAAGCTGGGCGGTGCGGCGCGCCAACCAGGCAAGCGCGGCGGGCAATGGCAAACGGGCGCTGCAGATCCTGAATGCGGCGGCGAAGACGTTTCCGGATAATCCGGCAGTAATTCGCGCGCTGGCCGGTGGGTACCAGAGGGCGGGGCTGCCGAAAGAGGCGGTTGCAATCTTCAAGTCGGGGGATATGACCTCGGCATCGGCTTCGGATTACAAGACGGCGGTGGGTGCCGCGCTTGCGGCGAACGACATGAAGGCCGCGGAGACGTGGCTTCGCTTCGGGCTGAACCAATACCCGAAAGACGGCGAAATGCTGAACCTGGCGGCCAAGTTTGAGCAGGCTCGCGGAGACAGTGGGCGCGCGGCGGACTACTACAAGGCGTCGTTGGCGGCGCTGCCGCCACCAGATCCAGGAACGGAGTTGGCGAACATTCTGAATGCGCCGATGCCGTTGAACCCTCGGGCGCTGCCGTCGGCTAACCAGCCGCAGGACCTGGCGACCCTACTTGCACCGGGCAGCGATCCGACGGGCATGGGCGCGGCCGCATTGCCCGCACCGAGGCCGTATCTTCCCAGCTACAGCAATGCGTACGGGCCGGCGCCGGTTCAGGTCGGCAGCGGCGGAGGGCAGGCAAGTGCGCCCGCGGTTCCGCAGTACATGCGCAACCCGGGCGGCGGAGCAAATGGATCGAGGACTCGATCGACGCTGGGTAACTATCAACCGCCGGCTGCGAACGGCGGCGATCCCTATGTGATCCCGCAAGGCAGTTATGCTCCTCCGGCGACGAACCTGTCGAACCCCGCGGTGGGTTCCACGATGGGGTACCCCGGTATGTCGGAGACGGACATTCCCGCGGATGCGAAGCCGAGTGGCAACGCCGCGCCGGATGTTTACGTGGCGGCACAGCGGGCAGACGAGCAGGAGCAGATCCGGCGAGCGGTGGCGTCGGCGACGGCGGCGGGTTCCCCCGCGACCGGCGATGGGCTGACGGAAGTTGTTGCCCGGGTAGAGGCTGCACATCCTGAGGGAGCGCAGACCGGGCAGTTCGGGAACGGTGAGGTGTACGGGCCGTACGTGCCGTATGTTCCGCCCACCCAGCAGGGATCCCCCGCGGTGTCGTACAACGCGAGCACGGTCGATCTGCCGAGCCAGACGATCATCACGGATTTTCCGACGGCGCAGGGCAAGCTGGTGCCGCTGCACAATGCGAAGACGACACGGCGCGGTAAAGTGCATCACGATCAGGACGACGCAGCAGAGGCTGCGGAGGTGCGCCGCCGCCAGTCGGAGCCGGAGATCGTGCAGGGACCTCCCGAAGCAGATTCGGCTGAAGACCTGAGCGATGCGCACCAGGCGCAGTATGGATCGCTGGCGCCCGCCGCTGGGCAGACGGCCCGGCCGTCGCGCCTGCCCGCGACCGCGCCCACGAACACTGCGCCCAGTGATGTGTCGACGAGCTACCCGGCGGCGAGTTCGTCGGCGAATGGGAACAGCTCGCGCACGGTGACGACACAGTTCCCGCAGGCGCCGGATAACGGCAGGTTTGGGCAGCAGTATCCGAGGCCGACCCGGGGGACGACCACAACGGCCCGGCGGAGATCGACGGCGCGCCGGCAGCCCAGCTCAGTGGCGGCGTTTGGTCCGGGAGCGCCTCCGATCTTCTATCCGGCCGTGCCGTCAGCGCTTTCGTCGCAGCCGTACCCGGATCTGCCGCCCTACAACAACGGACAGACCGCGCCCACGGATGCCCAACTGGTGGCGCGGAACGTGCCGCCACTGCGCGGCAGCTATAGCCTGCCCGATACGACGGCGGGTGCGGATGGCGGGCCGCCACTGACGCAGCGCCAACAGGAAGAGCTTGACCTGGCACAGCTGGAGGCGAGTTACAGCGGATGGGTGGGCGGCAACTCCTATGTGCGGACGCGCAGCGGCGACCCCGGCCTGAATCGGTTGTACGACTTCGAGCTGCCGTTTGAGGCAAGCGTGGTGGCCGGCAAGTCGGCTCGGTTCACGATCGTTCCGACGGGTGTTTTCCTAAGCAGTGGAACCGTAGATGCGACGCGGTACACCACCGGATTTGTGCCGTACCTGGGATCGCTGTCGGCTGCGGCGACGAACACGCCTTCTCCGCAATATGCGTCGGGTGTGGGTGGTGAAATCCAGATGACGACGCAGAACTTCGGCCTGGCGGTCGGGTACACGCCGTACGAGTTCCTTGTGTCGAACATCACGGGCCGCTTCCGGTACCGTCCGGCGGGTGGGCCGATCTCGTTCTATGCCGAGCGGCAGCCGGTGAAGGATACGCAGCTTTCGTACGCCGGTCTACGCGATCCCGGGTCCATCGGCTTCTCGAACACAGGCAATATCTGGGGCGGTGTAATCGCAACCGGTGGCGGCGTTCGGCTGGATCAAGGTAATGAGCGTGCCGGGCTGTACGCCAGCGCGGATTACGCGACACTGACCGGCTTCCATGTGCTGGAGAACCGGCGTATCGAGGGTACGGGTGGAGCGTACTTCCGGGTACACACGTTCCCGGGCATCGGAACGCTCAACGTGGGTGGAAGCCTCTTTGCGGCGCATTTCGACCACAACGAGCGTGCGACGTCGTATGGCCTGGGCGGGTACTTCAGTCCGGATGTGTACATCCTGGGGACGGTGCCGGTGACGTTTACAGGGCACTCGGGGAACGCGTGGCACTACGTTGCGCAGGCGGCCGTCGGTGTGCAGACGTTCCACGAGAACAACGATCCGTACTTCCCGCTGCCGGAAGATGCGGCGCTGCAAACCGCGGCGCTGCAAGGCTGCACGGTGCTGTCGCTGCAGCAGCGGAACTGTGCGACCGCGTACCAGCCGCTGAACACGGGAACGGGAGCGAACTTCAGCATTACGGGCGAGGCGTCTTACCGCGTGACGGATCACTGGTATGCGGGGCTGGCGCTGGAGGCGAACAACACCAACAACTACACGCTGGTGCAGCCGACGATCTTCCTGCGCTACCTCTTCAAGTCGCAGTATCCGACGGACGATTACCCGACCGGGCTCTTCCCATCGAACGGGTTGAGGCCGCTGCGGGTTCCGTAG
- a CDS encoding SDR family NAD(P)-dependent oxidoreductase, whose product MPDATPEANPTSQTFSPSALRGKTAVVTGAARGIGRAAAIALAAAGANVAGIDLATTVDPRSGVTPSTPDELTQTGNLVQAKGVQWHQTILDQRDRSAVRRAASEIESAFGKVDILFANAGIQQFHPLLEMTDDDWDITIDTNLTGTANVLRAFAPGMVRHKSGRIIITTSTQGEHGTLNGSAYSSSKFALIGLMKSAALELGKHGITVNCLVPGLIDTPLTRHEERYAQALEKSGKTPTGNVEEDEKAAKEGLTKSSPLRVPWIDPDDIAPTVVFLASEAARMISGASFAVTAGDSANNLA is encoded by the coding sequence ATGCCGGATGCAACACCCGAAGCAAACCCCACCTCGCAGACTTTCTCGCCGTCCGCCCTGCGCGGAAAGACCGCCGTGGTCACCGGCGCGGCTCGTGGCATCGGCCGCGCCGCCGCCATCGCCCTTGCAGCCGCCGGCGCAAACGTCGCCGGAATCGACCTTGCGACCACGGTGGACCCGCGTTCCGGCGTTACCCCATCGACCCCCGACGAACTAACCCAAACCGGCAATCTGGTCCAGGCCAAAGGTGTTCAGTGGCACCAAACTATCCTGGATCAGCGCGACCGCTCCGCCGTCCGGCGGGCCGCCAGCGAGATCGAATCCGCTTTCGGCAAAGTAGACATTCTCTTTGCCAACGCCGGCATCCAGCAGTTCCACCCGTTGCTGGAGATGACCGACGACGACTGGGACATCACCATCGACACCAATCTGACCGGCACCGCGAACGTCCTGCGCGCATTCGCCCCTGGCATGGTGCGGCACAAATCCGGGCGCATCATAATCACCACCTCGACACAGGGCGAGCACGGAACGCTCAACGGCTCCGCCTACTCCTCGTCCAAGTTCGCCCTGATCGGCCTTATGAAGTCCGCCGCCCTCGAACTCGGCAAGCACGGCATCACCGTCAACTGCCTGGTTCCGGGGCTCATCGACACCCCGCTCACCCGCCACGAGGAGCGCTACGCCCAGGCACTCGAAAAGTCCGGCAAGACCCCGACCGGGAATGTCGAGGAAGACGAGAAGGCGGCAAAAGAAGGCCTCACCAAGAGCTCGCCTCTCCGCGTGCCCTGGATCGATCCGGACGACATCGCACCGACGGTTGTCTTTCTCGCGTCCGAAGCAGCGCGCATGATCTCCGGCGCCAGCTTCGCCGTTACCGCAGGAGACAGCGCCAACAACCTGGCTTAA
- the bcsZ gene encoding cellulose synthase complex periplasmic endoglucanase BcsZ: protein MADEIAVTTTATGPASEAWVLRQPREQRRSRVKAERGGGVRRKWSQVVALLLPVVAGLVSFQAGCRAEQQWPLWQHYRERFLDSSGRIIDHSGGDKTTSEGQAYGMFFALVVNDRKSFDQMLRWTEDNLAGGDLTARLPAWKWGKAEDGSWRQLDSNSAADADLWLAYDCLEAGRLWNDDRLTKLGLVLADRMSHSEISLIPGLGTVLIPGPTGFHPSPDKWVLNPSYMPPQVVARLRQQLPGGPWSSVLEDLPVVLSQGAPSGFAMDWVAGDAGGVHPSSSPDVLAQGKAGTPALGSYDAIRVYLWLGIADRDTPGVSDSLQAMPGMAHYLAGNATPPASVDNSGSVVEANSPVGFSAAVYPYLLAMGEQKAAKSQMDRVDATLDSATGLYGHNGDYYDQNLVLFAQGWKEGRFRFDRNGRLKLKWR, encoded by the coding sequence ATGGCAGACGAGATCGCCGTTACAACGACGGCTACCGGACCTGCGTCTGAGGCCTGGGTCCTGAGACAGCCTCGGGAGCAGCGCCGCTCGCGCGTCAAGGCAGAGCGGGGCGGGGGCGTGCGCCGCAAATGGTCGCAGGTGGTGGCGCTGCTGCTGCCGGTGGTGGCAGGCCTGGTCTCCTTCCAAGCGGGCTGCCGGGCAGAGCAGCAATGGCCTCTGTGGCAGCACTACCGGGAGCGCTTCCTGGACAGCTCCGGCCGCATTATCGATCACAGCGGCGGCGACAAGACCACCAGCGAAGGGCAGGCCTATGGCATGTTCTTTGCTCTGGTGGTGAACGATCGCAAGAGCTTTGACCAGATGCTGCGCTGGACCGAGGACAACCTGGCCGGTGGCGACCTGACTGCGCGGCTGCCCGCGTGGAAGTGGGGCAAGGCGGAGGACGGAAGCTGGAGACAGTTGGATTCGAACTCCGCGGCAGACGCAGACCTGTGGCTGGCCTATGACTGCCTGGAGGCCGGCCGGCTGTGGAACGACGACCGGCTGACCAAGCTGGGGCTGGTGCTGGCAGACAGGATGTCGCACAGCGAGATCTCGCTGATCCCGGGTCTGGGAACGGTACTGATTCCGGGACCGACGGGATTTCACCCGTCGCCGGACAAATGGGTGCTGAACCCGAGCTATATGCCGCCGCAGGTGGTGGCGCGTTTGCGGCAGCAGCTTCCTGGCGGGCCGTGGTCAAGCGTGCTGGAAGACCTGCCGGTGGTGCTGTCGCAGGGCGCTCCGTCGGGTTTTGCGATGGACTGGGTGGCGGGCGATGCCGGCGGCGTGCATCCTTCGTCGTCGCCGGACGTGCTGGCGCAGGGCAAGGCGGGCACGCCGGCGCTGGGCAGCTACGACGCGATTCGTGTGTATCTGTGGCTGGGCATCGCCGACCGGGATACGCCGGGCGTGAGCGACAGCCTGCAAGCGATGCCTGGCATGGCGCATTACTTGGCCGGTAATGCAACGCCTCCGGCCAGCGTGGACAACAGCGGCAGCGTGGTGGAAGCGAACAGCCCCGTTGGCTTTTCGGCGGCGGTGTATCCCTACCTGCTGGCCATGGGCGAGCAGAAGGCGGCGAAGTCGCAGATGGACCGCGTGGACGCCACGCTGGATTCCGCGACGGGCCTGTACGGGCACAACGGCGACTACTACGACCAGAACCTGGTGCTGTTTGCCCAGGGCTGGAAGGAGGGCCGCTTCCGGTTTGACCGGAACGGACGCCTGAAGCTGAAGTGGCGCTAA